From one Solanum lycopersicum chromosome 12, SLM_r2.1 genomic stretch:
- the LOC101261491 gene encoding pathogen-related protein-like isoform X2, whose amino-acid sequence MASEKEKIKITSDKYRLFLHEDQAAAEGTIQWRHGDAPSYGSVNKLFEEGRTKVWPEGSLEETVQNAIKSWEMELSHKTRVKDFRTINPQKFKLFVNGRDGLSAEETLKVGSYNALLKSSMPNEFKYYKADEETFESSHNAFRSAFPRGFAWEVISVYTGPPIITYKFRHWGFFEGPFKGHAPTGNMVQFYGLGILKVDESLRAEDVEVYYDPTELFGELLKGPKISESNVEHH is encoded by the exons ATGGCTAGtgagaaggaaaaaattaaaattacaagTGATAAGTATAGGCTATTCTTGCATGAAGATCAAGCTGCTGCTGAAGGAACCATCCAATGGAGACATGGTGATGCTCCAAGTTATGGAAGTGTTAATAAACTCTTTGAAGAAGGAAGGACTAAG GTTTGGCCAGAAGGATCTCTTGAAGAAACAGTACAAAATGCTATAAAATCATGGGAAATGGAACTTTCACATAAGACTAGAGTAAAAGACTTTAGGACAATTAATCCTCAAAAATTCAAGCTCTTCGTAAATG GAAGAGACGGATTGTCCGCGGAAGAGACGTTGAAAGTGGGAAGCTACAATGCGCTATTGAAGAGTTCAATGCcaaatgaattcaaatattacAAAGCAGATGAAGAGACATTTGAATCATCCCACAATGCTTTTAGATCAGCTTTTCCAAGAGGATTTGCTTGGGAAGTGATCAGTGTATACACAGGGCCACCAATTATTACATACAAATTCAGACATTGGGGTTTCTTTGAAGGTCCATTTAAAGGACATGCCCCTACTGGCAACATGGTCCAATTCTATGGCCTTGGTATATTGAAG GTTGATGAATCACTAAGAGCAGAGGATGTAGAGGTATATTATGATCCAACGGAACTTTTTGGTGAACTACTCAAAGGACCAAAAATTTCTGAATCTAATGTTGAGCACCACTAG
- the LOC101264598 gene encoding uncharacterized protein: MSNLSKLEFVPLDISGKNYLSWVLDAEIHLAAKGLDATITQGNEASSQDKAKAMIFLRHHLDEGLKIEYLTVKDPLELWTDLKGRYDHLKATVLPRARYEWMHLRFQDFKTVIEYNSVVFRITSQLKLCGETIKDEDMLEKTLTTFHASNVILQQQYREKGFQKYSELISCLLVAEQHNALLMKNHEARPTGAAPLPEANVVEARDQSEVKRDDHRGYNNARGRGKDKRRYTNRQSGGHNKRENNMSSQNNPSKSNCRRCGMKGHWKNECRTHEHFVRLYQNSFKKKGNKSGASSSNARAESHMTLKDDDKPRTSQKYDKDIEANLALKDDVFDGLGDITHMEVDDFFGDRN; encoded by the coding sequence atGTCGAATTTATCCAAACTTGAGTTTGTGCCATTAGATATTTCTGGAAAGAATTATCTTTCATGGGTACTCGATGCTGAGATTCACTTGGCTGCTAAAGGTCTTGATGCCACTATTACTCAGGGAAATGAAGCATCGAGTCAAGATAAGGCGAAAGCTATGATTTTCCTTCGTCATCATCTTGATGAGGGCctgaaaattgaatatttgaCGGTAAAAGATCCACTTGAGTTGTGGACTGACTTAAAGGGGAGATATGACCACCTAAAGGCAACAGTGTTGCCAAGAGCCCGTTATGAGTGGATGCATTTACGGTTTCAAGATTTTAAGACCGTAATTGAATACAACTCTGTTGTATTCAGGATAACCTCCCAGTTAAAATTATGTGGGGAgactataaaagatgaggacatgTTGGAAAAGACACTTACTACTTTCCATGCCTCAAATGTGATATTACAGCAACAATATCGTGAAAAGGGTTTTCAGAAATATTCTGAACTAATTTCATGTCTTTTGGTGGCTGAGCAACATAATgctcttttaatgaaaaatcatgaagctCGTCCCACTGGAGCTGCTCCATTACCGGAGGCAAATGTGGTGGAAGCACGTGATCAATCTGAAGTAAAAAGAGATGATCATCGGGGCTATAATAATGCACGGGGACGTGGCAAAGATAAAAGACGATACACTAATCGTCAAAGTGGTGGTCATAATAAAAGGGAGAACAACATGAGTTCTCAAAATAACCCCTCAAAAAGTAATTGTCGTCGTTGTGGCATGAAAGGCCATTGGAAGAATGAATGTCGCACACATGAACATTTTGTAAGGCTCTATCAAAATTCctttaaaaagaaaggaaataaaagtggTGCTTCCTCTTCCAATGCTCGAGCTGAGTCACATATGACTCTTAAAGATGATGATAAGCCGAGAACatctcaaaaatatgataagGATATTGAAGCAAATTTGGCTTTAAAGGATGATGTTTTTGATGGCCTTGGTGACATTACTCATATGGAAGTTGATGACTTCTTTGGAGATCGAAACTGA
- the LOC101261491 gene encoding pathogen-related protein-like isoform X1 — translation MASEKEKIKITSDKYRLFLHEDQAAAEGTIQWRHGDAPSYGSVNKLFEEGRTKVWPEGSLEETVQNAIKSWEMELSHKTRVKDFRTINPQKFKLFVNDGTGRDGLSAEETLKVGSYNALLKSSMPNEFKYYKADEETFESSHNAFRSAFPRGFAWEVISVYTGPPIITYKFRHWGFFEGPFKGHAPTGNMVQFYGLGILKVDESLRAEDVEVYYDPTELFGELLKGPKISESNVEHH, via the exons ATGGCTAGtgagaaggaaaaaattaaaattacaagTGATAAGTATAGGCTATTCTTGCATGAAGATCAAGCTGCTGCTGAAGGAACCATCCAATGGAGACATGGTGATGCTCCAAGTTATGGAAGTGTTAATAAACTCTTTGAAGAAGGAAGGACTAAG GTTTGGCCAGAAGGATCTCTTGAAGAAACAGTACAAAATGCTATAAAATCATGGGAAATGGAACTTTCACATAAGACTAGAGTAAAAGACTTTAGGACAATTAATCCTCAAAAATTCAAGCTCTTCGTAAATG ATGGGACAGGAAGAGACGGATTGTCCGCGGAAGAGACGTTGAAAGTGGGAAGCTACAATGCGCTATTGAAGAGTTCAATGCcaaatgaattcaaatattacAAAGCAGATGAAGAGACATTTGAATCATCCCACAATGCTTTTAGATCAGCTTTTCCAAGAGGATTTGCTTGGGAAGTGATCAGTGTATACACAGGGCCACCAATTATTACATACAAATTCAGACATTGGGGTTTCTTTGAAGGTCCATTTAAAGGACATGCCCCTACTGGCAACATGGTCCAATTCTATGGCCTTGGTATATTGAAG GTTGATGAATCACTAAGAGCAGAGGATGTAGAGGTATATTATGATCCAACGGAACTTTTTGGTGAACTACTCAAAGGACCAAAAATTTCTGAATCTAATGTTGAGCACCACTAG